CATGAAATCCACGTGGGTGAGGCTGTCGTTGCCGCCCCGCGCGGCGACCTCGTCCCCGGTCAGCTGGTCCCCACCCGCGAAGTTTTCCTGGAAGGCGTACCCGAACGCCAGGTGGCAGGCGACGTTCTCGTCGTACAGGCTGTCCAGGAACAGCGTGCCGGTCTCCGCGACAGGCGACGCGCCCGGCACCAGGGCCACCTCACCCAGGAAGCGTGCCCCCTCGTCGGTGTCCAGGGCGCGGCGCAGCACCTCCTCACCGCGGTCGGCCCGGGCGTGCACGATGCGGCCCGCCTCGAGGCGCATCTCAATGCCCTCGACGAGGGTGCCGGACAGGCTCAGGGGCTTGGTGGCGCGCACGGTGCCGGTCACCCGCGTCCGGTGCGGGGCGGTGAAGATCTCCTCGGTGGGCATGTTGGCCGCGAACGGCACGCCCGCGGGGGTGGGCGAGGCGCCCCCCACCCAGACGTGCCCGTCGGCCAGGCCCACCTCAAGGTCCGTGCCCGGGCCCCGCAGGTGCACGGCGCGGTACTGCCGGGCCGTCAGGAGGGCCGCGCGCGCCTCCAGGGCCGCGAGGTGATCGCGCCACGCCTGCACGGGGTCCGGCAGGTCCACCCGGTTGGCGTGAAACACGGCGTCCCAGAGCCGGGACACCGCCTGCGCAGCGGGCAGGTCCGGGTAGACCCGCGCCGCCCAGGCGGGCGCAGGCGCCGCGGCGCGGCACCACGGGAAGGCGTTGCGGCGCATCAGGTCCGCGAAGCCCTGGAGGCTCCGCTGCCGGCCCCGGCGCTCCCGGTCGACCAGGTCGGGGGCCAGCCCGGCGAGCAGGGCTGGGTCCTCGGACGTGACGTGCAGGAACGCGTCCCCCCGTTCGGCGGTGTCCTGCCACAGTTGCGCGCGCCAGCCGGGAAAGTCGGCGAGCGTGTCCGGTGCGGCGTGCAGCAGGCGCAGCCGGGTGCTTTCCGCGTCGTTCCAGATCACGTTCACCAGCGGCGCTCCTGCCAGGTAGGCGTGCCTGACGACCTGCCGGGCGAGCGGGGCGGCGTCGAGGTCCGCGCTGAGCAGGAGCCGCTGCCCGGGCTGCAGGTTGACGCCCACACGGACCAGCAGTTCGGCATAGCGCTCCAGTCGCCGTTCAAAAGGTGCGGTCATGGGAGCGCAGCATAGGCGACCCGTCACTGCCTGGGGATGGGCGCTCTTGCCTACCGCAGCGCCAGCACGCCCGGGCCTGCTGGCGGAAAGGAGGTGCCCGCTTCAGAACACGTCCCTGGGGTGCTGCGGAACTGGGGACTCTGTCCCGCTCGCAGGAGTGTTTCAGAAGGTCATGAGTTTGCCGAGCAGGGTCACCGCGTCCGCCCGGCTGAGGTGCGACAGGCTCAGCGCGGCGAGGACCGCTTTCGACGATCCGCGCGCGCCCACGTTGGCTTTCCCGCTCACGATGACACTGGCGCCCTCTTTCAGCAGGGCCGAGGTGCCCGCGGCGGGACGCAGGACACCGCGCACGGAACTGGCGACATTCAGGGTCAGGCCGCTGGTTACCGTGTTCGCTTCGCCGGTCAGGGCGAAGGCCGCCGCGCCGGGGAAGGCGACCTGATCGAGGCCCAGATGTCCGGTGATCAGGGGAGCGTACGCCGCCCTGGGCGCGGCGGGTGTGGCGCCGTTCGTCGTCCCGTCCCGGACGAACCCCGGGGAGAACAACAGGACCCGGCGGGCGTCCATGTTCAGGTACGCGCTGAGCTGCTCGCGGTCGGTATCGGTGAGGGGGTGGACGGTGGTGTTCCCGGTGTACCAGAGCACGCCACTGTACCGGGACAGCGCCTGCGCGTCCGGACCGTCCGGTTCGTCTTTGTCCTGCCCGGAGCCGCTGTAGGGCACCACGGTGACCTCGAAGGTCCGGCCGGAGGCGGTGAGCGCCGCGCGGGCGAACTGGTCCGCGTGGGAATCCGGGGCGTCCGGGTTGTTCGCGGGCCAGTTGTTGCCTGAGCGGTCGTCATCCACGAGCAGCCAGCGCTCGACGATCACCGTGACCTGCGTGGTGTGCTCGGCGTCCGCGTTCCGCCCGCGGATGGTGATGGTGTGCTGGCCCACCGGGACGTCCGTGCCGGCGGTGAGCGTGAGTGCCGCGCCGGACGGGCCGCCGAACACAGCCGTGATCTTCTCCGGGCCGCTGCCGACGGAAGGTCCTTCGGCCGTCAGGGTCACGGCGGCAGGGGTACCACCAGGTTGCTCGGTCATCACCTGAACAGTGCCGCTCCGGCCGGGATCGATGCGGATGACAGCGGGTTGCGCGGCGAGCGTGAAGCGGGAGTCGCCGGGCGTGGGGGTCGTGACGGTGCGTTCCAGGCCGACGGGATTCCCAGGCGGCGTGGGTGGAGTGGGACTGCCCGCGCCAAGGGTCGTGAGCGCGGTGGTCAGCAGGGTCAGGGACAGGGTGGCGGTCATCATGGGTGTCCTCCTCGGTTCGGGACTCACCGTAGGCCGGGGTGCATGGCTCCCGGATGGCAGAACGGCCATCCGGGCAGAGCGGGGGCGTGGCGTGGGGCTGACGGCGCCCTGCGCGGCAGTACGATGCCGGCACCATGACCGTCAAGCGACTGGACCACGTCAGTGTCGTCGTTGAGGACCTCGCGGCGGCAACCGGGTTTTTCACTGCGCTGGGGTTGAGTGTCGCCGGCCGCGCGCCCGTGGAGGGCGCCTGGGTGGACCGCATCAACGGCATGGATGGGGTGCAGGTGGACATCGTGATGATGCACACCCCGGACGGGCATGGGCGGCTGGAACTCACCCGCTTCCGTCACCCACCCCTGCAGCCGGCTGACCCGGCGCCGCCCAACATGCCCGGGCTGCGCAGTGTGATGTTCGCCGTGGAGAGCGTGGACGAGACGCTCGAGCGCCTGCAGGCTCACGGGGCGGTCCTGATCGGAGGGGTTGCCGAATACGCAGGCCGTTACCGGCTCTGTTACGTGCGCGGACCGGCCGGGATCATCGTTGCGCTGGCCGAGGACCTCCGCGTGCCCGGCTGAGCGTCACGGGCCTGGGGGCGTGCGTCATTTTGCGGACGTCCGGGGACGGCCGCCTTTCTATACTCGCCCTGAAAGGACCCTCATGCCCCAGGACCTGCCCCCCCTTGACCTGTTCAATCTTCCCCCGGAGGCGGCGTTGCGGCCCCTGCACGCCCACGCGCCCGTCTGGCAGCTGCAGTTGCCGGGGCGGTCCGGGACTGGAGTGCTCAAACGCACGGCCCGCACGTCCGGGGAGGCGGTGGCGGTCTGGAGTGGGGCGCTGCGGGACGCCGGGGTGGGCGTGGTGGCGCCGGAACGCGCGTTCAGTCCGAACCCCCGGACGCGGGTGACGTCGGACGGGGAGGAGCGGTGGGTGATCTATCCCTTCGTGGAGGGGCGCCCGTACACGGGAGCGCCCCGGGAGATCCGGTCGGCCGGCCGGCTGCTGGGGCAGATCCACGCCTTTGAAGCGGAGCGTGACTTCGGCCTGAATGTGCACGCCTCGGCCCGCGCCTTCCCCCGGGAGAGTCTGGCTATGGACGCCGAGGTGATCGTGGAGCACGTCCGGCAGGCGTTCCCGGAGCAGGCCGGGCGCTTGGAAGGACTGCTCCTGGAGCGCACCGAGCGGTACCTTCAGGCGGCCCTGCCACGGGTGCAGGGGGAGGCGCTGCCGCTGGTCAACTGCAGCTGGGACCACAAGGCCGCGAACCTCGTCTACGTCACGCCGGACGCGCCCGTGCTGATCGATCCGGACAACGCGGCGAGGCTGCCGAGGGTGTACGACCTCGCCATCACCGCGCTGTCGTTCCCGCTGGACGGCACACTGCACCGCGGCCCGCAGCGCCTGTGGACGCCCGAGGAGTGGCAGCGGTTCCTGGCGGGCTACCTGGAGTTCGTGACCTTCACGCCGGCGGAACGGGCCTGCTGGGCGGACGTCCTGCTGTGCGCCTGGATGGATGAGTCCCTGTGGCAGCTGCAGGACAGCGCGGACGCCTGGCAGGACCCGGCCCAGGAGCCGCTGCTCCTGGAACTGGCGCTGCTGGACGCCCCGTTCCGCCTCCCGGCAGGCGGGGGGCGGGCCTCTTGAGGCGCGTGCCCGTCAGGGACTCATGACCTCGAGGTCGCAGTCCTGCAGGGTGGGCGTGGGGTCTGCCTTGCCGGGTTCCTGCAGGTAGATCATGCCGGCGTACCCGCTGCCGGCCTGGTCGGCGGGCGTAGTCACGCAGGACAGCCGTTCCTCGCCGATCTGAACGGTGATCACGCTGCCCTGGTTTCCGGGGAGGGTCTGGTGCTGCGCCCGGTAGGCCCGTCCGGTTTCCACGTCGTAGGCCGCGCCCGCAGTGGCCTGCCCGGCTGGCGCGGGCGCGCCCCACACGACGTTGTACCGCGTCTGGATCAGGCCGTTGAAGCCGAGCTGCCACACCTGCCGCAGTTGCGGTTGCGGCAGGGCCGTGAGCTTGACGAACAGGTTCCGGTGCGTCCGGCTCACCAGGCAGCCCTGAGGCAGCGGCTCGCTGCCCTGCGCGGCCTGCCGCACGCTGCGCCCCGCGCTGGCCTGCGGGTACACCGGGGGTGGCGTCTTGGCGAGGGGCACCCCGCACGCGTACCGGGCCGGGCCGTCCTCGAACACGATCCAGGCGACGTCACCCTGGGCGTACAGGTACCCGTTCAGGGCGGCCCCGGTGAGGGCGGGCTCACCGGTCAGCCGCACGGGGGTGAGGCGGACGATCAGCCGGCTGCGGTCCGCGGTCCAGTCAGTGGCCCGCACCTGGTACGCCGTGCCCGGCGTGCCCGGCTGCTGCAGCAGCCAGCCGGTGCCGGGCACGGCGGCGCTCAGCCAGGACTGCGCGGAGGCCGGGACGCCGCAGCACAGCGCGGTCAGGCACAGGAGTCGTTTCACCCGTTCAGTGTAAAGCGCGTCTGGTCCGGGCGTGCATGGCGTTGCGCCGCGCCGTACGTGGAACCTGTACGCCTTCCCGGGCCCGGCTTGTGGAATACCGCGTCCGAATCGCTGGACACCCCGGCTTGCGCCGTTCCGGGGGCGTCTTTATGATGCTTAAGGCCAGATCAATTTGCCACAATCCTCACGTTTTCGCGTGAGGGATCACTTTGCCGGGGTGCGCTCCTGGGCCGCCCGGCCTTCAACGTGCCTGTTCCGTCAGGCAGGGAGCTCCGTCTTGTCCTTCTTCTCTCCTCCGTCTGCTGCCCCCGCTCCTGCCCGCCCCAGCTACCAGCCGCCCACGGTCCGGTCCCTCGGGCCCTGGCAGGCGGTAACGCTCGCCTACTCCGTGCCGATCGGCCCGGGCGGCCCTCCCGTCACCCGTCCCCTTTGAAGCGCGCCGCTTCCCGGGCCCGTCACGCGGCCCGGTCCTCTCCCTTTGCCTGTCCCAGGAGCCGCCCATGACATCCCCCCGAGTTCTGGTCCTGCTGGGCCTGCTGGCGCTCGCCGCCTGCGGTCCCGGCCCGGTCACTCCGCCCCAACCTCCCGTGACGGCGCCCGTCACGGAACCGCGCCCGCTGGGCCTGTACGAACTGAGCCTCACCGGCCTGAACGGCCCCTCACCGGCCGGCGTGATCGTCCGCGCCGGACTGCGGGGCCAGGCGGCGGAAGTGCAGGGCCTGCAGTTCACGCCCATGTCCTTCGGGACCTACACCGACGAAACGGCCCGCGTCCGGTACCTTCGCGCGTCGTTCCGGGTCACGAACGGCAGCGGCCAGGCCCTGACCCGCCCCGTGTTCGTGCCGGTGGACACCGACGGTCAGGACGCCACGACCGGGACCACGCCCTTCAAGGGCGTCCAGTACTTCGACGGCAGTGACGCCAGCGGGCACGCCGCGCGCCTCACACTCGACACGCCCCACCGCCTCAACAGCCTGACCGGCACGCCCGAAGTCGACCCGGACGCCACGCCCCTGGTGCGCGGCCTGGACACCCGCGGCCTCGTCGTCACGGCGCCTGCGGGCACGACCGTGACCCGCGTCTTCGAAGAAGGCTGGCAGGGCCGGTCCGTGGCGGCCGGCGGGGAGCAGATCGTCACGTTCGCCACCCGGATTCCCATGGCGGCCGCCGCCAGTCAGGATCCGTTCCGGTTCCGGCTGGTGTTCGCGGTGATCGACGACCCCGCGCTGCAGGGCGGGGACTCAGCGGCCCCCACCGTGCAGGTTCAGGCGACGCCGGCCACGCTGACGGCCGCCGGGACTGTGACGCTGCAGGCCGACGCCAGCGACGACCAGGGCGTGACGAAGGTCGACTTCTACGACGGCGAGGTCCTGCTCGGCACCGACCGGGAAGCGCCCTTCGAGTGGACAGCCGCCTACACAGCCGCCGACAACGGCGAGCGCCGGATCCGCGCGGTCGCCACCGACCCCAGCGGAAACGCCGGCGAGGGCCGGACGACCTTGACCGTCGCCATCGCCCCACCGTTCCTGGGCAGCGGCCCGGCCACGCTCACGGCGGACCTCGTGCGCTCGAACCGCGGGGAGGCGGTGACCGGCTCCAGCGTCCGGCTGTACCGCAGCGGGGACCGCAGCCGCGTGCTGGCCGAAGCGCAGACCGACATGTCCGGCGCCGTGCAGTTCAGCGCAATTCCCGAAGGAACCTACGACCTGGTGTTCAGCAAGGCCGGCGCGGCCGGATCGGAAGTGCTCGGCGCGGTCGCCACGGCCGGCCAGCCCCGCCGCCTGAAGGTCGCGCAGTTCGACGCGCAGAACCCCACGGCGGACACGGCCGTTCCCCAGCTGGCCCTCCTGACGCCCACCGCGCTCGACAGCCAGGGCCGCGCCGCGGACTGGAAGGCGCTCACGCCC
This is a stretch of genomic DNA from Deinococcus ficus. It encodes these proteins:
- a CDS encoding aminopeptidase, with amino-acid sequence MTAPFERRLERYAELLVRVGVNLQPGQRLLLSADLDAAPLARQVVRHAYLAGAPLVNVIWNDAESTRLRLLHAAPDTLADFPGWRAQLWQDTAERGDAFLHVTSEDPALLAGLAPDLVDRERRGRQRSLQGFADLMRRNAFPWCRAAAPAPAWAARVYPDLPAAQAVSRLWDAVFHANRVDLPDPVQAWRDHLAALEARAALLTARQYRAVHLRGPGTDLEVGLADGHVWVGGASPTPAGVPFAANMPTEEIFTAPHRTRVTGTVRATKPLSLSGTLVEGIEMRLEAGRIVHARADRGEEVLRRALDTDEGARFLGEVALVPGASPVAETGTLFLDSLYDENVACHLAFGYAFQENFAGGDQLTGDEVAARGGNDSLTHVDFMVGSADVTVDGLRVDGSREPLLRDGQWAF
- a CDS encoding VOC family protein; translation: MTVKRLDHVSVVVEDLAAATGFFTALGLSVAGRAPVEGAWVDRINGMDGVQVDIVMMHTPDGHGRLELTRFRHPPLQPADPAPPNMPGLRSVMFAVESVDETLERLQAHGAVLIGGVAEYAGRYRLCYVRGPAGIIVALAEDLRVPG
- a CDS encoding phosphotransferase enzyme family protein codes for the protein MPQDLPPLDLFNLPPEAALRPLHAHAPVWQLQLPGRSGTGVLKRTARTSGEAVAVWSGALRDAGVGVVAPERAFSPNPRTRVTSDGEERWVIYPFVEGRPYTGAPREIRSAGRLLGQIHAFEAERDFGLNVHASARAFPRESLAMDAEVIVEHVRQAFPEQAGRLEGLLLERTERYLQAALPRVQGEALPLVNCSWDHKAANLVYVTPDAPVLIDPDNAARLPRVYDLAITALSFPLDGTLHRGPQRLWTPEEWQRFLAGYLEFVTFTPAERACWADVLLCAWMDESLWQLQDSADAWQDPAQEPLLLELALLDAPFRLPAGGGRAS
- a CDS encoding Ig-like domain-containing protein; amino-acid sequence: MTSPRVLVLLGLLALAACGPGPVTPPQPPVTAPVTEPRPLGLYELSLTGLNGPSPAGVIVRAGLRGQAAEVQGLQFTPMSFGTYTDETARVRYLRASFRVTNGSGQALTRPVFVPVDTDGQDATTGTTPFKGVQYFDGSDASGHAARLTLDTPHRLNSLTGTPEVDPDATPLVRGLDTRGLVVTAPAGTTVTRVFEEGWQGRSVAAGGEQIVTFATRIPMAAAASQDPFRFRLVFAVIDDPALQGGDSAAPTVQVQATPATLTAAGTVTLQADASDDQGVTKVDFYDGEVLLGTDREAPFEWTAAYTAADNGERRIRAVATDPSGNAGEGRTTLTVAIAPPFLGSGPATLTADLVRSNRGEAVTGSSVRLYRSGDRSRVLAEAQTDMSGAVQFSAIPEGTYDLVFSKAGAAGSEVLGAVATAGQPRRLKVAQFDAQNPTADTAVPQLALLTPTALDSQGRAADWKALTPGTVMNGAAQLRAYTTAANTAPLLLKYLMFSLVSFDASGQMAELRGALTSIDPGHVTPGPDSQDSGQVTLDPAGLSGDVFVQVSALDFNNNRSAYLVPVRLERAGTPGTVSAPTGVSAVGYTLSERLNYIYRAPGTDLTPQGARPDSNSWVSVSWDQPASTDGLTGFRVLRATAKEGPYVEVAFAGTAQCSAATRRCTASDNTATLEVGQDYYYRVKALGTDEAVSAAPDRPSTHLLPPFAPQLLTPGPDQTDVDLLPTYAFKTNAFAGGATGLRVDLRVSDTFTAAVNSDAPPLRVLRQNGTFSVTGVGTDTRDYSRWVTYDAATDTLKVPHDLTRVRSGLTPVALQANRRYSWLLHRAYAYRLQDPTQPESATNPVVAYAVYSDPDTTKVVPGGVTQSVSAVHHFITRP